A region from the Triticum aestivum cultivar Chinese Spring chromosome 3D, IWGSC CS RefSeq v2.1, whole genome shotgun sequence genome encodes:
- the LOC123074972 gene encoding MADS-box transcription factor 47-like has protein sequence MVGRAAAPKRRAGKGRQKIAIRRIEKKDARQVCFAKRRQGLFNKANELAVLCGAQVAAVTFSDGGKAFSFGHPSAEAVVDRFLAGGGALVQGADDDNELKELHLLHGELRTRLKEVKAQKGRVVEAMAKERASGDQIAAWLDPELGDMGGEEMMAFAVKLMVARAAVSERAYQVLLEAQNVSRMLQAPPPPQQQLFGGSTFEFGGSSSGNAGMEMQQMQMVMPSTQGFAVGTHMHQMLMAMPPPPGLAYGVDMQQMHMSIPPSPGFGAGMEMQQMLMAIQPQPEFAAETEMQQAAMAMPPPQEFPVGMAMPPPPGVAAGMNMVQQGPGPNMGFPY, from the coding sequence ATGGTCGGGCGAGCGGCGGCGCCCAAGCGGAGGGCCGGCAAAGGGCGGCAGAAGATCGCCATCCGGCGGATCGAGAAGAAGGACGCCCGGCAGGTATGCTTCGCTAAGCGCCGGCAGGGTCTGTTTAACAAGGCCAACGAGCTGGCGGTGCTGTGCGGCGCCCAGGTGGCCGCCGTCACCTTCTCGGACGGCGGAAAGGCCTTCTCCTTTGGGCACCCCTCCGCCGaggccgtcgtcgaccgcttcctgGCGGGGGGAGGCGCGTTGGTCCAGGGCGCCGACGACGACAACGAGCTGAAGGAGCTGCACCTGCTGCACGGCGAGCTGCGCACGCGGCTGAAGGAGGTGAAGGCGCAGAAAGGGCGCGTGGTGGAGGCCATGGCGAAGGAGCGCGCCTCGGGGGATCAGATTGCGGCGTGGCTCGACCCCGAGTTGGGCGACATGGGGGGGGAGGAGATGATGGCCTTCGCCGTCAAGCTGATGGTGGCGCGGGCCGCCGTCTCGGAGCGCGCATACCAGGTGCTCTTGGAGGCGCAGAACGTCAGCCGCATGCTGCAGGCGCCCCCGCCGCCACAGCAGCAGCTCTTCGGCGGTAGCACCTTTGAgtttggtggcagcagcagtggcaaCGCCGGGATGGAGATGCAACAGATGCAGATGGTGATGCCTTCGACGCAGGGGTTCGCCGTCGGGACGCATATGCACCAGATGCTAATGGCAATGCCTCCGCCGCCGGGCTTGGCCTACGGGGTGGATATGCAGCAGATGCATATGTCGATTCCTCCATCGCCCGGTTTTGGCGCCGGGATGGAGATGCAGCAGATGCTTATGGCGATACAGCCGCAACCAGAGTTCGCCGCCGAGACGGAGATGCAGCAGGCGGCTATGGCGATGCCGCCGCCGCAGGAGTTTCCTGTTGGGATGGCGATGCCTCCGCCGCCGGGGGTCGCCGCCGGGATGAATATGGTGCAGCAGGGGCCCGGCCCGAACATGGGCTTCCCCTACTGA